Within the Methanobacterium sp. BRmetb2 genome, the region ATCACTAAACCTGGACTCCAAGTACCTGTTGGTGAAGCAGCCATCAATCCAACACCCCAATCCATAATTGAAGAAAATTTAAAACTATTTTTAGAAAAAAATCAAGGTTTAGAGGTAATTATTAGTGCACCTAACGGAGAGGAAATAGCTAAAAAGACCATGAATCCCCGCCTGGGTATAATAGGAGGCATATCCATTCTTGGAACTACCGGTATTGCCAGACCCATGTCATCTAAAGCTTACATGGAATCTCTGACTTGCCAAATTGACGTAGCTTTGGCCCAGGGGTATGACCAGTTAATTTTTGTACCCGGTAATATTGGACAGAAACTGGCCTTAAAGATTTTAACTAAAGAAGAAGATCAGATTGTGCAGATGAGTAACTTTGTAGGGTATATGTTAAAAGAAGCCGCCCATAAAGGTGTTAAAAATATCATTTTAATGGGACATGCTGGTAAACTGGTAAAAATTGCAGCAGGAATATTTAACACCAAAAATAGCATAGCCGATGGAAGAGCAGAAATAATTGCAGCATATGCTGGACTGGTTGGTGCTCCTCAAGATATAATAAAAAAGGTATTTGAATCTAAAACCACTGAGGATATGATCGAAATTTTAAATGAGAAAGATCTAGTAAAAGAGGTTTTCAACTCCATTGCAGAATCCATTAAATATAAATGCGAGAAAAGATTTTCCATTAATTTTGAAGTAATTATTGTAAGGATGGATGGAACCATCCTAAACTCTATTTAGCGGTGTTAACAATGAAAATATGTATGGTTGGACATTTCCCCCCACACATTGGAGGTGTTTCATCCTACACATATCTCTTATCCCTTGAATTGGTTAAAAGAGGAGATAAAGTATATGTTCTCACCTATCCCCATAGTGAGTTAACCAGTAACGCCTATTTAAATGGGGGAAGTGTTCCTAAAAACAACTTAAAGAGCATCCATATAGAAAATGCATTCGCCCCTAATATTAAGGGCCTGAGAGGTACTATTTTCACTATTACGGCAAGTTTCAAGTTAATGAGGATGGTTAAAAAATATAAAATTGACTTGATACATGCTCACTATATCATGCCCCCTGGTTTAATAGCAGTTATAGTAGGTAAACTGTTAAAAACTCCGGTTGTCCTTACCATCCATGGATCTGACATTTTTCGTCTGAGCCGTAAATCAATACTAAAACCCCTGATAAGATATATTTTAAGAAATAGCAGTCAAATATTTGCAGTAAGTGAAGCCGTTAAAAGTGAAGTAATACAACTAGAAAGAGACCTGGAGGATAAGATAGAGGTTACTTGGAATGCAGTGGACTTGAAAAAATTCAATCCCCAAAATGACAGTTCATTCAGGGAAGAATTGAATCTTGAACCAGGAAAACCATTAATACTTTTTGTGGGAAACTTGGTGGCTCAAAAAGGGGTTAAATATTTAATTGAAGCCAAAAAATTTTTTAAAAATGATTCATACTTGGTAATCGTTGGTAGCGGTCCGTTGCAAAGAGAACTCAAAGCCATGGTTGAATATGAAGGTCTAAAATACGTGAAATTCGTAAATGCACGAGATGACATAGAAAAAATAATGCCACAAGCAGATGTGCTGGTTCTACCTTCCACATCAGAAAGCTTTGGAATAGTTTTACTGGAGGCCTTGGCCTCGGGTGTTCCAATTGTTGCAACAAATGTAGGGGGTATCCCTGAGATAGTTACAGGTGATGTGGGGATAATTGTGGAACCTAGAAATCCGGTGGCAATTGCCGAAGCTGTGGATAAAATCTTGTCTGATCCCCAATTAAAAAGTGAATTTAAAAGTAACGCTCGTAAACGGGCTTTTAAATATTCAAAACTGGAAATTCCTTACTAATTAGATTATACTAACAAATTGTCCAGTTCCCCTAAAAAAAGTAATTATTGATTTTTTTAAAATTTTAAGATTAATTATCTTTAAAGTGATAGTCAATTTTATTATACTGGTTAACCAAGAATTATCCATAGAATTATTTTAAGGTGACCAGATGAGTGAAAAAGAATTCACACACCTCTCAGATGAGGGTGTACGTATGGTAGAGGTTGGAGAAAAACCTGTTGTTAGAAGAAAGGCTGTGTCTCGGGGTAAAATATATTTAAAACCCCAAACTATCAAATTAATAGAAAATAATGAAATAAAAAAGGGTAATGTATTAACCACTGCTCAGATTGCTGGAATTAATGCAGTTAAATCAACCCATCATTTGATTCCCCTTTGCCATTCTCTTAAAATCACCGGAATTAATGCCACCTTCCAGGTTGAAAAAGATTTTATAATAGTAGAATTTAGTGTAAGATCATCTGGAAAAACCGGAGTGGAAATGGAAGCCCTGACAGGAGTAAGTGTTGCACTTCTTACTATTTGGGACATGGTTAAAAGTGTGGAAAAGGATGAAAACGGACAGTACCCCTCAACACGTATAACAGATATTGAAGTCATAAAAAAAGAGAAAAGTAAATATTATTTTTAACCAATAATGGGAGATGTCCAAGACGACAGAAAAAAGTGAAAGAGCCCATATCATAAAAAAATTAAGCAAATACAGATCACATCTGAAAGGTAATAGAGAAGATTTACTTCTAAAATTGACTAAATACTATGAAAAAGATGATTCAGAGAAGGAACAGGGCATTTATACTGTTAAAACTGACTTGAAAGATATAAAAAATATAAATTACTCTAATCCCTACGAAACGTACCTGGCGGCCCAAATAAAGATCAGTGAAAAATTACCTCCTATTCTGAATGAGCATATATCTATGCTAGAGGCGGGAAATGACATAGATAAAACACTTGAATCATTCGAATTTGAAGTTTACAAGGTTAAAAAAGATATTTATAGTGATATGAATGAATGGAAATCTATTATAGATCATATACCAGATTATAGATTATTTGAAATTGAATTAAACCCTAAAGGACCGGGAGATTTATTGATTAACGAGTTATTATGGATTAAAGAATATGAGGAAAGATTCGAGAACGGTTCAGAAGATGAATAAATGATGCGTAACTTTCAATTAATATAGTTCAAATAGAGAATTTTCTATATTGAAACTTTTATAAACTACTTTTATTAAATTATATGAAAATAAACGTACTGATACCATGAAAGATATAGACCCTGTTTTAAAAGAGATAATTGGAGAATGTTATCCCACTATTGAAAAATTAAATCCTGCACAAAGGGCAGTTGTAGATTCTGGTTATCTTGATGATGATACTAACTACATTATAGCTATACCCACTGCCAGTGGTAAAACCCTTCTAGGAGTTATGGCTGCTATTAACACAATTTTAAAAGGTGGAAAGGTGGTTTACGGTGTTCCCCTATTATCTATCCAGAACGAGAAGGTTAAAGAATTTAAAGAACTGGAAAAACATGGCATTAAAGTGGGAAAACATCCCAAATCTTCAGACTTGGCAGTAATGGTCTTTGAATCATTTGATGCTCTAACCCGATTTTCATGGAACACCTTGCACGAGGTGGACCTCTTGATTGTGGATGAATTCCACATGATAGGAGAGTACTCCAGAGGTCCTACCATCGAATGTGCCATAAGCAGATCCAATATAATAAATCCATCCATGAGAATTATAGCACTTTCTGCTACACTAAAAAATCTTAATGAATTATCAGATTGGATGGAGGCCCATGTGGTTGAGCATGACTACCGACCAGTACCACTGCACAAGGACGTGCTAACCACTGAAGAGATGGGAGTAAAAAACAAGAACGAAGTAGTACTGAAAGTGTTGAATCATAGTATAGAAGACGAATCCCAGATTTTAGTATTTGTTTCCACCAGAAGATTCACCGAATCCCTGGCAAATAACATAGCTGGAAAAATAAAACGAAAAATTCCATCTGATAAGAAAAAAGCCTTTAAAAATGTGGCTAAAAAGATATTAGACGTGCCTCAGAGGCGGGGATCCCGGCCTACTACAATTTGTTTGAAACTGGCAGAATGCGTGGAAAATGGTGTGGCTTTCCACCATGCAGGACTCTTTAATGAACAAAGAGAGATTATAGAGGATGAATTCCGGGCGGGAAATTTGTACATGATAACTGCTACCCCCAGTTTAATGTACGGAGTGAATTTACCATCTAAAAATGTGATAATAAGAGATTACACCCGCTGGACCAATCAAGGTCCACAAAATATACCTGTATTTGACTACGAGCAGATGTCAGGACGTGCTGGCAGGCCCCAATATGACAGCGAAGGATACTCCTACCTTATAGCAAAGAGTCTAGACGAAGCCTACAACCTTAAGGACTATTATGTTTATGGTGAAGTAGAAGCCACCAATTCCAAACTATTAGAAAACAAGGACGCAGTTTACCGGCAGATAATTGCCCAGGTAGCATCTAAATTATCAAATAATCAGACAAAAATACTGGACTTTTTTAACCAAACCTTCTATGGTTACCAGATGGTTCATAATGAGTATATGAGTGTTTTTGCCGCAGAAAGCATGGAATATGAAATCAACACAGCCCTAGAATTTTTGATACAAAATGGAATAATTCAACCCACCCCTGAAGGACTTAAAACAACAGATTTTGGGACTCTTATCGCCAAAACCAATTACTCCGTGGAAAGCGCAGTTCGCCTAAAAGAATTTGCTCTCCAGGGAGAATTTGATATCTACAAACTTATATACGAGATCTCAAAAACTCCGGACATGCCAAAAATCGCATTCAAAGGCCGTAAGAGCAAGGAGCCCGTCCGGGATAAATTGAATAATAAAGGAATATTCGTTGTTGACACAGGACTGGCAGAAGCCACTGCTGCCACGTTAATAGAGTGGATTGACGAGCGAACTGAGTACCAGATTGAAAATGCATTCAATGTTTATGCAGCAGCCACAAGACGTGCAGCCTATGAAGCATCTCAAATGATAAAGTTCTACAGAGATATCTGTCAGGTTTTTGGTATCTATTCTTATACAGACAAACTGGATAAACT harbors:
- the cbiD gene encoding cobalamin biosynthesis protein CbiD, coding for MERFNKSPNKEIEFGITTGTAAAAASLAAFLAIKNKTISFVDIKTPVGILKIDVANFKCLDEKSGQACILKKSYNDPDVTKNMKICAQVKIIDQPQIIIKGGKGVGTITKPGLQVPVGEAAINPTPQSIIEENLKLFLEKNQGLEVIISAPNGEEIAKKTMNPRLGIIGGISILGTTGIARPMSSKAYMESLTCQIDVALAQGYDQLIFVPGNIGQKLALKILTKEEDQIVQMSNFVGYMLKEAAHKGVKNIILMGHAGKLVKIAAGIFNTKNSIADGRAEIIAAYAGLVGAPQDIIKKVFESKTTEDMIEILNEKDLVKEVFNSIAESIKYKCEKRFSINFEVIIVRMDGTILNSI
- a CDS encoding glycosyl transferase family 1, which gives rise to MKICMVGHFPPHIGGVSSYTYLLSLELVKRGDKVYVLTYPHSELTSNAYLNGGSVPKNNLKSIHIENAFAPNIKGLRGTIFTITASFKLMRMVKKYKIDLIHAHYIMPPGLIAVIVGKLLKTPVVLTIHGSDIFRLSRKSILKPLIRYILRNSSQIFAVSEAVKSEVIQLERDLEDKIEVTWNAVDLKKFNPQNDSSFREELNLEPGKPLILFVGNLVAQKGVKYLIEAKKFFKNDSYLVIVGSGPLQRELKAMVEYEGLKYVKFVNARDDIEKIMPQADVLVLPSTSESFGIVLLEALASGVPIVATNVGGIPEIVTGDVGIIVEPRNPVAIAEAVDKILSDPQLKSEFKSNARKRAFKYSKLEIPY
- a CDS encoding cyclic pyranopterin monophosphate synthase MoaC, translated to MSEKEFTHLSDEGVRMVEVGEKPVVRRKAVSRGKIYLKPQTIKLIENNEIKKGNVLTTAQIAGINAVKSTHHLIPLCHSLKITGINATFQVEKDFIIVEFSVRSSGKTGVEMEALTGVSVALLTIWDMVKSVEKDENGQYPSTRITDIEVIKKEKSKYYF
- a CDS encoding DEAD/DEAH box helicase; its protein translation is MKDIDPVLKEIIGECYPTIEKLNPAQRAVVDSGYLDDDTNYIIAIPTASGKTLLGVMAAINTILKGGKVVYGVPLLSIQNEKVKEFKELEKHGIKVGKHPKSSDLAVMVFESFDALTRFSWNTLHEVDLLIVDEFHMIGEYSRGPTIECAISRSNIINPSMRIIALSATLKNLNELSDWMEAHVVEHDYRPVPLHKDVLTTEEMGVKNKNEVVLKVLNHSIEDESQILVFVSTRRFTESLANNIAGKIKRKIPSDKKKAFKNVAKKILDVPQRRGSRPTTICLKLAECVENGVAFHHAGLFNEQREIIEDEFRAGNLYMITATPSLMYGVNLPSKNVIIRDYTRWTNQGPQNIPVFDYEQMSGRAGRPQYDSEGYSYLIAKSLDEAYNLKDYYVYGEVEATNSKLLENKDAVYRQIIAQVASKLSNNQTKILDFFNQTFYGYQMVHNEYMSVFAAESMEYEINTALEFLIQNGIIQPTPEGLKTTDFGTLIAKTNYSVESAVRLKEFALQGEFDIYKLIYEISKTPDMPKIAFKGRKSKEPVRDKLNNKGIFVVDTGLAEATAATLIEWIDERTEYQIENAFNVYAAATRRAAYEASQMIKFYRDICQVFGIYSYTDKLDKLSARLYYGVKDDVISLVVSVKRLGRKRARALCNTFGSDLSYVSKEELMKVEGIGPKIAESIKKKFNAE